A window from Cyprinus carpio isolate SPL01 chromosome A11, ASM1834038v1, whole genome shotgun sequence encodes these proteins:
- the LOC109096004 gene encoding cyclin-dependent kinase-like 5 isoform X1 produces the protein MKIPDIGNVMNKFEVLGIVGEGAYGVVLKCRHKETKELVAIKKFKDSEENEEVKETTLRELKMLRTLKQDNIVELKEAFRRRGKLYLVFEYVEKNMLELLEELPNGAPPDKVRSYIFQLIKAIHWCHKNEIVHRDIKPENLLISSNDILKLCDFGFARNLSEGSDANYTEYVATRWYRSPELLLGAPYGKAVDMWSVGCILGELSDGQPLFPGESEIDQLFTIQKVLGPLPPEQMKLFYNNPRFAGLRFPSVSHPQTLDRRYLGIINGLMLDLVKNLLCLNPTERFLTEQCLNHPVFQGLRGPERPAAPSPTPPRSSKRKPYHGDNTIPSRSHGSKSSGHRHANSKDCSSLPRHEDLHRGTDSFLNGSNMLTSSTLSPTLHPKSYQAQTLSRSASCSKDLANNNLPHLLSPKDAKGKTEFDFNLGPKAGGATVGGDTSTGKYLKSSKQGRHSSFLEGKTSTLQSGDKQSRHNYMESSHGSMPSTSSSKSSSSFLSLSKSHGALNDTKSVSNLAETRLHLDDPMVGSGSGSRYFPSSCLDLNAAPGSPRGERHAGAERQGHSPSSRGNTRLEGGTLDSRRSSGRKKTPDEPKASDTLDPSRAAGAGGGHAHNLPSPHESYPYGLGYTSPFSSQQRPHRHSMYVRRERHRPHGQEANLVVGQGVPTRASSLQLLSPQLQHRTLPRHNTSSSREELAQDLSRNDQSPKEKPHSRPPIKDSTRDNTASFHSQRPKNEAGMYHDTHMEDGTSSKENRIIYSDSMPRRVGSFYRVPSPRPDNSFHESAGQSRVPVVAAESAAMTNHPKRQTNFDPWNNSEAMVMNPPEVPKQKEKQGFFRAIKKKKKKSQPTDDNAGRNPSIKKSLFPLFNSKNSLKHNSSVKVLPVVPQPMVPSEAQQDQLVIQRPVKSSSHHSSRHRNRDRDRERDLERDRERDRDRNRERDRDRDNTWPPEKQADVQPQNQPLKSLRKLLHLSSPATSNQPPPPDRSAELRFQPLPNPPSKGNLNEARGLPPGSVTPNTKSRKPHNYPLPGQIESSWHVSALNRAEGAPYPDQMANKGGQNGIGFTRAARARMPNLNDLKETAL, from the exons GAGACAAAAGAGCTTGTGGCCATTAAGAAGTTCAAGGACAGCGAAG AGAATGAGGAAGTTAAAGAGACAACATTACGAGAGCTCAAGATGCTCCGTACCCTGAAGCAAGACAACATCGTAGAACTGAAGGAGGCTTTCCGTCGACGGGGAAAACTCTATCTAGTGTTTGAATATGTGGAGAAG aATATGCTTGAGTTGTTGGAGGAGTTGCCTAATGGTGCGCCACCTGATAAAGTACGAAGCTACATCTTTCAGCTGATCAAAGCTATTCACTGGTGCCACAAAAATGAGATCGTTCACAGGG ATATCAAGCCTGAAAATCTTCTCATCAGCTCCAATGATATCCTGAAGCTGTGTGATTTTG GCTTTGCCCGCAATCTCTCTGAAGGCAGCGATGCTAACTACACGGAGTATGTGGCGACCAGGTGGTACCGCTCACCTGAACTGCTCTTGGG AGCTCCATATGGGAAGGCGGTGGACATGTGGTCGGTGGGGTGTATTTTGGGAGAACTGAGTGATGGGCAGCCCCTGTTTCCGGGAGAGAGTGAAATCGACCAGCTCTTCACCATTCAGAAGGTGTTGGGCCCCTTACCACCAGAGCAGATGAAGCTGTTCTACAACAACCCTCGTTTCGCCGGACTAAGA tttcctTCTGTAAGTCATCCTCAGACTCTTGATCGAAGGTACCTGGGCATCATCAATGGACTCATGTTGGATTTAGTGAAG AACCTGCTGTGCCTGAACCCCACCGAACGCTTTCTGACAGAACAGTGTCTGAACCACCCAGTGTTTCAGGGCCTTAGAGGGCCAGAGCGGCCAGCTGCCCCGTCACCCACCCCACCTCGCTCCTCGAAGAGAAAACCATACCACGGAGACAACACCATACCCAGCCG GAGCCACGGAAGTAAGAGTTCAGGTCACCGGCACGCTAACAGCAAGGACTGCTCGTCTCTACCGCGCCATGAGGACCTCCACCGGGGCACCGACAGCTTCCTGAACGGCAGCAACATGCTGACCTCATCCACCCTGAGTCCCACACTACACCCCAAGAGTTACCAGGCCCAGACCCTGAGCCGCTCGGCCTCTTGCAGCAAAGACCTGGCCAACAACAACCTTCCCCACCTACTCAGCCCCAAAGATGCAAAAGGAAAGACCGAATTTGATTTCAACCTGGGGCCTAAAGCTGGAGGTGCCACTGTGGGAGGGGACACCTCTACCGGCAAGTACCTCAAGTCATCCAAACAAGGCCGCCACTCGTCCTTCCTGGAAGGGAAGACCAGCACGCTGCAGTCTGGGGACAAGCAAAGTCGCCATAACTACATGGAATCTTCTCACGGATCCATGCCTTCCACATCCTCCTCCAAAAGCTCCTCATCCTTCCTCAGTCTGTCCAAGAGCCACGGAGCGCTGAACGACACCAAGTCTGTAAGCAATCTGGCCGAGACACGACTCCACCTGGACGATCCCATGGTGGGATCGGGCTCAGGTTCCCGCTACTTCCCGTCCAGCTGTCTGGATCTAAACGCAGCTCCCGGAAGCCCGAGAGGTGAACGGCACGCTGGGGCAGAGCGGCAGGGACACAGTCCCAGCAGCCGGGGGAACACGCGCCTGGAAGGGGGCACCCTGGACTCACGACGTTCTTCTGGTCGGAAAAAGACGCCGGATGAACCGAAGGCTTCGGACACACTGGACCCAAGCAGGGCCGCGGGAGCAGGGGGCGGCCATGCTCACAATCTGCCCTCCCCACACGAATCCTATCCTTATGGTCTCGGCTACACCAGCCCGTTTTCCTCGCAGCAGCGACCTCATCGCCACTCCATGTACGTGCGGAGAGAGCGACACCGGCCACACGGCCAGGAGGCGAATTTGGTAGTCGGGCAGGGAGTGCCAACACGTGCTAGCAGCCTACAACTCCTCTCGCCGCAGCTCCAGCATCGCACACTCCCACGCCACAACACCAGTTCCTCCCGAGAAGAACTCGCTCAAGATCTGAGCAGG AATGACCAGTCTCCCAAAGAGAAGCCTCATTCTCGCCCCCCGATTAAAGATTCCACGAGGGACAACACAGCTTCCTTCCACTCACAACGCCCAAAAAACGAG GCTGGGATGTACCATGACACTCATATGGAGGATGGAACCTCATCCAAGGAGAACAGAATCATCTACAGTGACTCGATGCCTCGCAGAGTAGGAAGCTTTTACAGAG TCCCTTCCCCTCGACCTGACAACTCGTTCCATGAGAGTGCTGGACAGAGCAGAGTGCCAGTGGTGGCGGCAGAAAGCGCAGCCATGACAAACCACCCCAAACGTCAGACCAATTTCGACCCCTG GAATAATTCAGAGGCCATGGTCATGAACCCTCCAGAGGTCcctaaacaaaaagaaaaacaaggttTCTTTAGAGccataaagaagaaaaagaagaagtcaCAACCG ACGGACGACAACGCAGGAAGGAACCCGAGCATCAAGAAAAGCCTTTTCCCCCTCTTTAACTCAAAGAATAGCTTAAAGCATAACTCTTCTGTCAAAGTGCTTCCTGTTGTCCCGCAGCCCATG GTTCCTAGTGAGGCTCAGCAAGACCAGCTAGTGATACAAAGACCAGTCAAATCATCGTCTCATCACAGCAGTCGACACCGCAACCGAGATCGAGACCGGGAACGTGATCTGGAAAGGGACAGGGAGCGTGACCGGGATCGAAACCGTGAGAGGGATCGTGACAGGGACAACACTTGGCCACCTGAAAAGCAGGCAGATGTGCAGCctcag AACCAGCCTCTGAAGTCCCTGCGGAAGCTCCTACACCTTTCGTCTCCTGCTACGTCCAATCAGCCCCCACCTCCCGATCGCTCGGCAGAACTGCGCTTCCAGCCCCTCCCCAACCCCCCTTCCAAAGGGAACCTGAACGAGGCCAGAGGGCTCCCACCCGGCAGCGTCACCCCCAATACCAAGAGCCGCAAACCCCACAACTACCCTCTGCCAGGGCAGATCGAGTCCAGCTGGCACGTCTCCGCGCTGAATAGAGCCGAGGGTGCACCATACCCAGACCAAATGGCAAACAAAGGTGGGCAGAATGGTATCGGCTTTACCAGAGCCGCTCGCGCGAGAATGCCAAACCTCAACGATCTGAAAGAAACGGCTCTTTAG
- the LOC109096004 gene encoding cyclin-dependent kinase-like 5 isoform X2: MKIPDIGNVMNKFEVLGIVGEGAYGVVLKCRHKETKELVAIKKFKDSEENEEVKETTLRELKMLRTLKQDNIVELKEAFRRRGKLYLVFEYVEKNMLELLEELPNGAPPDKVRSYIFQLIKAIHWCHKNEIVHRDIKPENLLISSNDILKLCDFGFARNLSEGSDANYTEYVATRWYRSPELLLGAPYGKAVDMWSVGCILGELSDGQPLFPGESEIDQLFTIQKVLGPLPPEQMKLFYNNPRFAGLRFPSVSHPQTLDRRYLGIINGLMLDLVKNLLCLNPTERFLTEQCLNHPVFQGLRGPERPAAPSPTPPRSSKRKPYHGDNTIPSRSHGSKSSGHRHANSKDCSSLPRHEDLHRGTDSFLNGSNMLTSSTLSPTLHPKSYQAQTLSRSASCSKDLANNNLPHLLSPKDAKGKTEFDFNLGPKAGGATVGGDTSTGKYLKSSKQGRHSSFLEGKTSTLQSGDKQSRHNYMESSHGSMPSTSSSKSSSSFLSLSKSHGALNDTKSVSNLAETRLHLDDPMVGSGSGSRYFPSSCLDLNAAPGSPRGERHAGAERQGHSPSSRGNTRLEGGTLDSRRSSGRKKTPDEPKASDTLDPSRAAGAGGGHAHNLPSPHESYPYGLGYTSPFSSQQRPHRHSMYVRRERHRPHGQEANLVVGQGVPTRASSLQLLSPQLQHRTLPRHNTSSSREELAQDLSRAGMYHDTHMEDGTSSKENRIIYSDSMPRRVGSFYRVPSPRPDNSFHESAGQSRVPVVAAESAAMTNHPKRQTNFDPWNNSEAMVMNPPEVPKQKEKQGFFRAIKKKKKKSQPTDDNAGRNPSIKKSLFPLFNSKNSLKHNSSVKVLPVVPQPMVPSEAQQDQLVIQRPVKSSSHHSSRHRNRDRDRERDLERDRERDRDRNRERDRDRDNTWPPEKQADVQPQNQPLKSLRKLLHLSSPATSNQPPPPDRSAELRFQPLPNPPSKGNLNEARGLPPGSVTPNTKSRKPHNYPLPGQIESSWHVSALNRAEGAPYPDQMANKGGQNGIGFTRAARARMPNLNDLKETAL; this comes from the exons GAGACAAAAGAGCTTGTGGCCATTAAGAAGTTCAAGGACAGCGAAG AGAATGAGGAAGTTAAAGAGACAACATTACGAGAGCTCAAGATGCTCCGTACCCTGAAGCAAGACAACATCGTAGAACTGAAGGAGGCTTTCCGTCGACGGGGAAAACTCTATCTAGTGTTTGAATATGTGGAGAAG aATATGCTTGAGTTGTTGGAGGAGTTGCCTAATGGTGCGCCACCTGATAAAGTACGAAGCTACATCTTTCAGCTGATCAAAGCTATTCACTGGTGCCACAAAAATGAGATCGTTCACAGGG ATATCAAGCCTGAAAATCTTCTCATCAGCTCCAATGATATCCTGAAGCTGTGTGATTTTG GCTTTGCCCGCAATCTCTCTGAAGGCAGCGATGCTAACTACACGGAGTATGTGGCGACCAGGTGGTACCGCTCACCTGAACTGCTCTTGGG AGCTCCATATGGGAAGGCGGTGGACATGTGGTCGGTGGGGTGTATTTTGGGAGAACTGAGTGATGGGCAGCCCCTGTTTCCGGGAGAGAGTGAAATCGACCAGCTCTTCACCATTCAGAAGGTGTTGGGCCCCTTACCACCAGAGCAGATGAAGCTGTTCTACAACAACCCTCGTTTCGCCGGACTAAGA tttcctTCTGTAAGTCATCCTCAGACTCTTGATCGAAGGTACCTGGGCATCATCAATGGACTCATGTTGGATTTAGTGAAG AACCTGCTGTGCCTGAACCCCACCGAACGCTTTCTGACAGAACAGTGTCTGAACCACCCAGTGTTTCAGGGCCTTAGAGGGCCAGAGCGGCCAGCTGCCCCGTCACCCACCCCACCTCGCTCCTCGAAGAGAAAACCATACCACGGAGACAACACCATACCCAGCCG GAGCCACGGAAGTAAGAGTTCAGGTCACCGGCACGCTAACAGCAAGGACTGCTCGTCTCTACCGCGCCATGAGGACCTCCACCGGGGCACCGACAGCTTCCTGAACGGCAGCAACATGCTGACCTCATCCACCCTGAGTCCCACACTACACCCCAAGAGTTACCAGGCCCAGACCCTGAGCCGCTCGGCCTCTTGCAGCAAAGACCTGGCCAACAACAACCTTCCCCACCTACTCAGCCCCAAAGATGCAAAAGGAAAGACCGAATTTGATTTCAACCTGGGGCCTAAAGCTGGAGGTGCCACTGTGGGAGGGGACACCTCTACCGGCAAGTACCTCAAGTCATCCAAACAAGGCCGCCACTCGTCCTTCCTGGAAGGGAAGACCAGCACGCTGCAGTCTGGGGACAAGCAAAGTCGCCATAACTACATGGAATCTTCTCACGGATCCATGCCTTCCACATCCTCCTCCAAAAGCTCCTCATCCTTCCTCAGTCTGTCCAAGAGCCACGGAGCGCTGAACGACACCAAGTCTGTAAGCAATCTGGCCGAGACACGACTCCACCTGGACGATCCCATGGTGGGATCGGGCTCAGGTTCCCGCTACTTCCCGTCCAGCTGTCTGGATCTAAACGCAGCTCCCGGAAGCCCGAGAGGTGAACGGCACGCTGGGGCAGAGCGGCAGGGACACAGTCCCAGCAGCCGGGGGAACACGCGCCTGGAAGGGGGCACCCTGGACTCACGACGTTCTTCTGGTCGGAAAAAGACGCCGGATGAACCGAAGGCTTCGGACACACTGGACCCAAGCAGGGCCGCGGGAGCAGGGGGCGGCCATGCTCACAATCTGCCCTCCCCACACGAATCCTATCCTTATGGTCTCGGCTACACCAGCCCGTTTTCCTCGCAGCAGCGACCTCATCGCCACTCCATGTACGTGCGGAGAGAGCGACACCGGCCACACGGCCAGGAGGCGAATTTGGTAGTCGGGCAGGGAGTGCCAACACGTGCTAGCAGCCTACAACTCCTCTCGCCGCAGCTCCAGCATCGCACACTCCCACGCCACAACACCAGTTCCTCCCGAGAAGAACTCGCTCAAGATCTGAGCAGG GCTGGGATGTACCATGACACTCATATGGAGGATGGAACCTCATCCAAGGAGAACAGAATCATCTACAGTGACTCGATGCCTCGCAGAGTAGGAAGCTTTTACAGAG TCCCTTCCCCTCGACCTGACAACTCGTTCCATGAGAGTGCTGGACAGAGCAGAGTGCCAGTGGTGGCGGCAGAAAGCGCAGCCATGACAAACCACCCCAAACGTCAGACCAATTTCGACCCCTG GAATAATTCAGAGGCCATGGTCATGAACCCTCCAGAGGTCcctaaacaaaaagaaaaacaaggttTCTTTAGAGccataaagaagaaaaagaagaagtcaCAACCG ACGGACGACAACGCAGGAAGGAACCCGAGCATCAAGAAAAGCCTTTTCCCCCTCTTTAACTCAAAGAATAGCTTAAAGCATAACTCTTCTGTCAAAGTGCTTCCTGTTGTCCCGCAGCCCATG GTTCCTAGTGAGGCTCAGCAAGACCAGCTAGTGATACAAAGACCAGTCAAATCATCGTCTCATCACAGCAGTCGACACCGCAACCGAGATCGAGACCGGGAACGTGATCTGGAAAGGGACAGGGAGCGTGACCGGGATCGAAACCGTGAGAGGGATCGTGACAGGGACAACACTTGGCCACCTGAAAAGCAGGCAGATGTGCAGCctcag AACCAGCCTCTGAAGTCCCTGCGGAAGCTCCTACACCTTTCGTCTCCTGCTACGTCCAATCAGCCCCCACCTCCCGATCGCTCGGCAGAACTGCGCTTCCAGCCCCTCCCCAACCCCCCTTCCAAAGGGAACCTGAACGAGGCCAGAGGGCTCCCACCCGGCAGCGTCACCCCCAATACCAAGAGCCGCAAACCCCACAACTACCCTCTGCCAGGGCAGATCGAGTCCAGCTGGCACGTCTCCGCGCTGAATAGAGCCGAGGGTGCACCATACCCAGACCAAATGGCAAACAAAGGTGGGCAGAATGGTATCGGCTTTACCAGAGCCGCTCGCGCGAGAATGCCAAACCTCAACGATCTGAAAGAAACGGCTCTTTAG
- the LOC109096004 gene encoding cyclin-dependent kinase-like 5 isoform X3 produces the protein MKIPDIGNVMNKFEVLGIVGEGAYGVVLKCRHKETKELVAIKKFKDSEENEEVKETTLRELKMLRTLKQDNIVELKEAFRRRGKLYLVFEYVEKNMLELLEELPNGAPPDKVRSYIFQLIKAIHWCHKNEIVHRDIKPENLLISSNDILKLCDFGFARNLSEGSDANYTEYVATRWYRSPELLLGAPYGKAVDMWSVGCILGELSDGQPLFPGESEIDQLFTIQKVLGPLPPEQMKLFYNNPRFAGLRFPSVSHPQTLDRRYLGIINGLMLDLVKNLLCLNPTERFLTEQCLNHPVFQGLRGPERPAAPSPTPPRSSKRKPYHGDNTIPSRSHGSKSSGHRHANSKDCSSLPRHEDLHRGTDSFLNGSNMLTSSTLSPTLHPKSYQAQTLSRSASCSKDLANNNLPHLLSPKDAKGKTEFDFNLGPKAGGATVGGDTSTGKYLKSSKQGRHSSFLEGKTSTLQSGDKQSRHNYMESSHGSMPSTSSSKSSSSFLSLSKSHGALNDTKSVSNLAETRLHLDDPMVGSGSGSRYFPSSCLDLNAAPGSPRGERHAGAERQGHSPSSRGNTRLEGGTLDSRRSSGRKKTPDEPKASDTLDPSRAAGAGGGHAHNLPSPHESYPYGLGYTSPFSSQQRPHRHSMYVRRERHRPHGQEANLVVGQGVPTRASSLQLLSPQLQHRTLPRHNTSSSREELAQDLSRNDQSPKEKPHSRPPIKDSTRDNTASFHSQRPKNEAGMYHDTHMEDGTSSKENRIIYSDSMPRRVGSFYRVPSPRPDNSFHESAGQSRVPVVAAESAAMTNHPKRQTNFDPWNNSEAMVMNPPEVPKQKEKQGFFRAIKKKKKKSQPVPSEAQQDQLVIQRPVKSSSHHSSRHRNRDRDRERDLERDRERDRDRNRERDRDRDNTWPPEKQADVQPQNQPLKSLRKLLHLSSPATSNQPPPPDRSAELRFQPLPNPPSKGNLNEARGLPPGSVTPNTKSRKPHNYPLPGQIESSWHVSALNRAEGAPYPDQMANKGGQNGIGFTRAARARMPNLNDLKETAL, from the exons GAGACAAAAGAGCTTGTGGCCATTAAGAAGTTCAAGGACAGCGAAG AGAATGAGGAAGTTAAAGAGACAACATTACGAGAGCTCAAGATGCTCCGTACCCTGAAGCAAGACAACATCGTAGAACTGAAGGAGGCTTTCCGTCGACGGGGAAAACTCTATCTAGTGTTTGAATATGTGGAGAAG aATATGCTTGAGTTGTTGGAGGAGTTGCCTAATGGTGCGCCACCTGATAAAGTACGAAGCTACATCTTTCAGCTGATCAAAGCTATTCACTGGTGCCACAAAAATGAGATCGTTCACAGGG ATATCAAGCCTGAAAATCTTCTCATCAGCTCCAATGATATCCTGAAGCTGTGTGATTTTG GCTTTGCCCGCAATCTCTCTGAAGGCAGCGATGCTAACTACACGGAGTATGTGGCGACCAGGTGGTACCGCTCACCTGAACTGCTCTTGGG AGCTCCATATGGGAAGGCGGTGGACATGTGGTCGGTGGGGTGTATTTTGGGAGAACTGAGTGATGGGCAGCCCCTGTTTCCGGGAGAGAGTGAAATCGACCAGCTCTTCACCATTCAGAAGGTGTTGGGCCCCTTACCACCAGAGCAGATGAAGCTGTTCTACAACAACCCTCGTTTCGCCGGACTAAGA tttcctTCTGTAAGTCATCCTCAGACTCTTGATCGAAGGTACCTGGGCATCATCAATGGACTCATGTTGGATTTAGTGAAG AACCTGCTGTGCCTGAACCCCACCGAACGCTTTCTGACAGAACAGTGTCTGAACCACCCAGTGTTTCAGGGCCTTAGAGGGCCAGAGCGGCCAGCTGCCCCGTCACCCACCCCACCTCGCTCCTCGAAGAGAAAACCATACCACGGAGACAACACCATACCCAGCCG GAGCCACGGAAGTAAGAGTTCAGGTCACCGGCACGCTAACAGCAAGGACTGCTCGTCTCTACCGCGCCATGAGGACCTCCACCGGGGCACCGACAGCTTCCTGAACGGCAGCAACATGCTGACCTCATCCACCCTGAGTCCCACACTACACCCCAAGAGTTACCAGGCCCAGACCCTGAGCCGCTCGGCCTCTTGCAGCAAAGACCTGGCCAACAACAACCTTCCCCACCTACTCAGCCCCAAAGATGCAAAAGGAAAGACCGAATTTGATTTCAACCTGGGGCCTAAAGCTGGAGGTGCCACTGTGGGAGGGGACACCTCTACCGGCAAGTACCTCAAGTCATCCAAACAAGGCCGCCACTCGTCCTTCCTGGAAGGGAAGACCAGCACGCTGCAGTCTGGGGACAAGCAAAGTCGCCATAACTACATGGAATCTTCTCACGGATCCATGCCTTCCACATCCTCCTCCAAAAGCTCCTCATCCTTCCTCAGTCTGTCCAAGAGCCACGGAGCGCTGAACGACACCAAGTCTGTAAGCAATCTGGCCGAGACACGACTCCACCTGGACGATCCCATGGTGGGATCGGGCTCAGGTTCCCGCTACTTCCCGTCCAGCTGTCTGGATCTAAACGCAGCTCCCGGAAGCCCGAGAGGTGAACGGCACGCTGGGGCAGAGCGGCAGGGACACAGTCCCAGCAGCCGGGGGAACACGCGCCTGGAAGGGGGCACCCTGGACTCACGACGTTCTTCTGGTCGGAAAAAGACGCCGGATGAACCGAAGGCTTCGGACACACTGGACCCAAGCAGGGCCGCGGGAGCAGGGGGCGGCCATGCTCACAATCTGCCCTCCCCACACGAATCCTATCCTTATGGTCTCGGCTACACCAGCCCGTTTTCCTCGCAGCAGCGACCTCATCGCCACTCCATGTACGTGCGGAGAGAGCGACACCGGCCACACGGCCAGGAGGCGAATTTGGTAGTCGGGCAGGGAGTGCCAACACGTGCTAGCAGCCTACAACTCCTCTCGCCGCAGCTCCAGCATCGCACACTCCCACGCCACAACACCAGTTCCTCCCGAGAAGAACTCGCTCAAGATCTGAGCAGG AATGACCAGTCTCCCAAAGAGAAGCCTCATTCTCGCCCCCCGATTAAAGATTCCACGAGGGACAACACAGCTTCCTTCCACTCACAACGCCCAAAAAACGAG GCTGGGATGTACCATGACACTCATATGGAGGATGGAACCTCATCCAAGGAGAACAGAATCATCTACAGTGACTCGATGCCTCGCAGAGTAGGAAGCTTTTACAGAG TCCCTTCCCCTCGACCTGACAACTCGTTCCATGAGAGTGCTGGACAGAGCAGAGTGCCAGTGGTGGCGGCAGAAAGCGCAGCCATGACAAACCACCCCAAACGTCAGACCAATTTCGACCCCTG GAATAATTCAGAGGCCATGGTCATGAACCCTCCAGAGGTCcctaaacaaaaagaaaaacaaggttTCTTTAGAGccataaagaagaaaaagaagaagtcaCAACCG GTTCCTAGTGAGGCTCAGCAAGACCAGCTAGTGATACAAAGACCAGTCAAATCATCGTCTCATCACAGCAGTCGACACCGCAACCGAGATCGAGACCGGGAACGTGATCTGGAAAGGGACAGGGAGCGTGACCGGGATCGAAACCGTGAGAGGGATCGTGACAGGGACAACACTTGGCCACCTGAAAAGCAGGCAGATGTGCAGCctcag AACCAGCCTCTGAAGTCCCTGCGGAAGCTCCTACACCTTTCGTCTCCTGCTACGTCCAATCAGCCCCCACCTCCCGATCGCTCGGCAGAACTGCGCTTCCAGCCCCTCCCCAACCCCCCTTCCAAAGGGAACCTGAACGAGGCCAGAGGGCTCCCACCCGGCAGCGTCACCCCCAATACCAAGAGCCGCAAACCCCACAACTACCCTCTGCCAGGGCAGATCGAGTCCAGCTGGCACGTCTCCGCGCTGAATAGAGCCGAGGGTGCACCATACCCAGACCAAATGGCAAACAAAGGTGGGCAGAATGGTATCGGCTTTACCAGAGCCGCTCGCGCGAGAATGCCAAACCTCAACGATCTGAAAGAAACGGCTCTTTAG